One stretch of Acropora muricata isolate sample 2 chromosome 12, ASM3666990v1, whole genome shotgun sequence DNA includes these proteins:
- the LOC136892609 gene encoding uncharacterized protein, with protein MRRPSIYSCDRDTESIHWFNLMAYDNRVIDWNLSDKRPIKNIMELENSTFMPSPGEHSQLKDEFVVLVLRILTKKCKYFQQFANIVAAHIPHQYRKEMSCQSQVVQLGLLEQDENKSEEMLQILQHCHAEYVPSDPESNILHKINFGGDHLTVERATSAVNAVADSDEAHERLEGIILKHEEFHCEMNFLQMVFDYLYKENSAGDLGTLYQLKARLNRKDVHAKVNKAYHGAESFFSTVVDSYVVYAAMEFFGMASPHAAPTLNKIQSNDVCILKEKVGELVNTYVLFKAELDESTTIYEEICEAETWHGNYVCRFPSCNKIYVHEKRRNNHEVSAHGLTIPYERQEKSPPNPKEGDGVFNYSHNILKTGLLLRDFQDAVKEGDGSRLERLWKFMMLLFKVTGKTKYALAAIRLHAQLNAILSPREAHSLRWNRTINLKGGIGCRSIG; from the exons ATGCGGAGGCCATCAATTTACTCGTGTGACAGGGATACGGAATCTATTCACTGGTTCAACCTCATGGCATATGACAATCGTGTTATCGACTGGAACTTAAGTGACAAACGCCCAATAAAAAACATCATGGAATTAGAAAACTCCACGTTCATGCCATCACCAGGGGAACATTCCCAACTGAAGGATGAGTTTGTGGTCCTTGTGTTACGAATATTgactaaaaaatgcaaatacTTTCAGCAGTTTGCAAACATAGTTGCAGCTCATATCCCACACCAGTACAGAAAGGAGATGAGCTGTCAATCGCAAGTT GTTCAACTTGGCCTACTGGAACAGGATGAAAACAAGAGTGAGGAAATGCTTCAAATTCTTCAGCACTGCCATGCAGAATATGTACCATCAGACCCAGAATCAAATATTCTACATAAGATCAACTTTGGTGGTGACCATCTTACGGTGGAAAGAGCTACCAGCGCTGTCAATGCAGTAGCTGACTCAGATGAAGCACATGAAAGGCTTGAAGGCATCATTTTAAAACATGAAGAATTTCACTGCGAAATGAATTTCCTTCAG ATGGTGTTTGACTACCTGTACAAAGAAAATTCTGCAGGAGATCTGGGTACATTATATCAGCTTAAGGCAAGGCTCAACAGAAAAGATGTCCATGCAAAAGTCAACAAGGCTTATCATGGTGCTGAATCATTTTTTAGTACAGTTGTGGATAGCTATGTTGTGTATGCAGCCATGGAATTCTTTGGCATGGCATCCCCACATGCAGCACCAACACtaaacaaaatacaaagcaatgatGTATGCATATTGAAAGAGAAAGTAGGAGAACTTGTAAACACATATGTTCTTTTCAAAGCAGAACTTGATGAATCCACAACAATCTATGAAGAAATTTGTGAGGCAGAGACATGGCATGGAAACTATGTTTGTAGATTTCCTTCTTGCAATAAGATCTATGTACATGAAAAACGCCGTAACAACCATGAGGTTTCAGCACATGGGCTGACCATTCCATACGAAAGACAAGAGAAAAGTCCCCCAAATCCAAAAGAAGGTGATGGTGTGTTTAACTACTCTCACAACATCCTAAAGACTGGACTGCTTCTTCGAGACTTCCAAGATGCAGTCAAAGAGGGAGATGGTAGCAGACTAGAACGTTTGTGGAAATTTATGATGCTTCTCTTCAAAGTCACAGGAAAGACCAAGTATGCCTTGGCAGCCATTCGACTTCATGCCCAGCTAAATGCTATTCTATCACCAAGGGAAGCACATTCACTGCGGTGGAATCGCACAATTAATTTAAAAGGAGGCATCGGGTGCAGGAGCATAGGATAA